The sequence GAGCGGGCATCCGCCTGGGAGGCGAGGCCCACCATGCGTCGGCCCGCGTCGTTGACGAAGAGCACCTGGCCCCGCTCGTCGGCCAGCCCGATGAACTCCGAGGACTGCTCCACCACGGCCGCCAGCCGCTCGAGCTCGCGCTCGGCCCGGCGCGTCTCCGCCCGGGCACGGGCCGCGGCGAGATTGCCCTCGATGCGCGCGAGCAGCTCGCGCGCGGAGAAGGGCTTGACGAGGTAGTCGGTCGCCCCCTGCTCGAGTCCCTCGACGGTGGCCTCTTCTCCCGCCCGGGCCGACAGGAGGATGACGGGCACGCCGCGCGTGCGCGGCTCCTCGCGCAGCCGCCGCAACAGGCCGAACCCATCCAACCCCGGCATCATCACATCGCTGAGCACCAGGTCCGGCACGCGGGCCTGGAGCACCTCCAGGGCCTCCAGTCCATTCGCCGCCGTCTCGACGGTGTAGCGCCCCGCCAGCAGCCGGCTCACGTAGGCGCGCATGTCCGCGTTGTCATCCACGAGGAGCAGGTGGCCTCCCGCCTGCCCGTGCATGGCGGGCAGCGTCTCCCCGGCATCGGCCACGCCCCGCGGCGCCGGAGCGTCCAGCCAGCTCGACGCATCGCCGAGGAAGGCCGCCGCCAACACCGGACCCGGGGTGGCCGCGACGGGCGCCGTCAGGCACTGGTCGGCCGGCAGGTGCGCGTGGCCCAGGGGCAGCGAGACCGTGAAGGTGGTGCCCTCGCCCAGGGTGCTGTCCACCCGCAGGTGCCCCGCGTGCAGCTTCACCAGCTCACCGACCAGGGACAGACCAATGCCACTGCCTTCATAGCTGCGCCCCTGCGTCCCCCGCACCTGGTGGAAGCGATCGAAGACGCGCGGCAGCTCCTCGGCGGGAATACCCACGCCCGTGTCCGACACGGACAGCTCCACCTGACCCGCGAGCCGCCGCAGGCGCACGCGCACCTCGCCCTGGAAGGTGAACTTGAAGGCATTGGAGACGAGGTTGAGGACGATCTTCTCCCACATCTCCCGGTCCACCCAGACGGGCTCGGACAGCGGGGGACAGTCCACGACGAGCCGCAGGCCCGCGCGCTCCAGCGTGGAGCGGAACGCGCTGGCGAGGCCCTCGGTGAGCGCGGACAGCTCCGTGGGGACGTAGGACGCCCGCGCCCGGCCGGCCTCGATGCGCGAGAAGTCCAGCAGCGTGTTGACGAGCTTGAGCAGCCGCACCCCATTGCGTTGGATCGTCTCCAGGCGCTCGCGCTGCCCGGGGCCGAGCGGCTCGCGTGTGTCCTGGAGACTGTCCTCCAGCGGCCCCAGCATCAGCGCGAGGGGCGTGCGGAACTCGTGGCTGACGTTGTTGAAGAAGGCCGTCTTGGCGGCATCCAGTTGCGCGAGCGCCTCGACCCGGCGGCGCTCCGTCTCACGGGCGCGTGCTCCCGACACGGAGGTGGAGACGCCACGGGCCACGAGCGCCAGGAAGTCGCGGTAGTGCTCGTCGAGCGCGCGGCGGGGACTGATGCCCGTCACCAGCACCCCCATGGGCCGCGCCTGTCCGGACAGCACCAGGGGCTGCAACAGCACCGAGGACGTCCCCTCGGGCCAGGGTCCCCCGGGGAGCGGGCCGAGCGCCTCGGGAAGTCCGCGGGGGCCCAGCAACAGGGGCTCGCCCTCGCGCATCACCGCCCCGAGCGGCCAGGTCTCCGGCGCGTCCACGTCCAGCGGCACCCCCCAGGGCGCCGCGCGGCCGCCCTCCTCCAGGCCGCACGCCCCCACCAGACGCACCGTGGGGGACGCGCCGTCCGCGAGGTAGAACAGGGCGAAGGGCACGTCGTTGGGGCTGGTGGCCAGCACGCGCGCGGCCTCGCGGCAGGCCTCGTGCACCGTGGCCCGCTCACCCGAGGCGGCGCTCAAGTCCTTGAGCACCCGGAGGCGCCGCTCGCTGAGGATGTGCTCCGTCGTCTCGGTGAGCGCCGCGAAGATGCCGCCCACCCCACCCGTCTCATCGCGGATGGGCGAGTGGCTGTAGGAGAAGTAGCACTCCTCCAGGTAGCCGTTGCGATCCAGCAACATCAGGAGGTTCTCCACCCGGACGGGCTCGCCCGTGACCCGGATGCGCTCCCAGGTGGGTCCGAGCACGTCGTTCCACACCTCGGGCCAGGTGACGGAGGCCTCCTGGCCCAGCGCGGCCGGGTGCTTGGTCGCGCCGCAGATGGGCCGGTAGGCATCGTTGTACATCTGCACGTACCGGGGACCCCAGGCGAGGTAGAGCGGGTAGTTGGACGCGAGCAGGATGCCGACGGTCGTGCGCAGCGATTGGGGCCAGTGCTCCACCGGACCGATGGGAGTCCTCGCCCAGTCCACCCGGCGCAGCAGCTCTCCACAGGCGCCGCCCCCCACCAGCACCTCGTCCACCGCGCTGCGTCTCTCCACCCGGCGTCTCCCCTGACCGGCAACCCGTCCGGCCTTCGACAATCCTCGCCGGGGGAACTCCGATGCTCCCCCCTCGAGCGTCCACGCGTCCACCTCTTCACTAACACCGATGGGCCCTCGGTGAACTTGAGACAGGCGCCAACCGGGTGACAGACTGCCAGGCAGCTCCCCCCATGCGACTCGAGGATGTACAGGCCCTGCTGGATGCTTCCTTCCAAGGAGTGGAGGAAGGCGCCGCTCGGATGAACGAGCCCGGGGACTCCCGGTTCGACGGGCGGCGGAGCGCCGTGTGGCTGGAGTACCGCTGGTACGTGGAAGGACGGGGACTGGGCGAGGTCTTCGTGAAGTGGAAGCGGGTGGGCAAGGAGGCCTGCTAGAATGGGCGACCCCCGTTGGAGGCGCTCACGGTGTACGGGCCTGCTGCTCGCCCTGACCCTGCTGACCAGCGGCTGCGCGACGATGATTGCACCCTCTGCTCGGGGAATGAACTCGCGCTACACGCTGCACGAGGCGGCTCCAGTTGGGTCAGCGGAGAGGCTCAGCGTTGAGCCTCCGCGCACCATCGCCTCACAGACTGAGCACGAGGCGCCGGAGCGGCTACACCCTCGCCGGGCCTCCTGTGAGGCCATGATGGAGGCGGGCACTGGTAATGGTCCTAATGAGGAGGGAACTACGAGGCAGAGCGCCCTCGTGGCCCATGTGGCGTTTCGCGGTGCCATTGGGGATGTGTCCGGATCCACCCGCCGCATCTCCGGAGAACTCTCCAGGCTCAAGGCCAGCGAGCGGGGCATCGCCGGCAGAGCCGCTGGCCTCTTCATCCGCTACATCGGGTATGGCGAACATCAACTGCGGTGGATTGACGCCGAACTCGCGGCCGGCACCCGGCTGGCCAACGCCGCTTCGGAGGTGGAGGACCCGGACATGCAGCTCGCCCTGCTGCGCCTCGCCGGCCCACGGCTCGAGGCCGCACTGATGGGCTCCCTCCTGCTCGCGGCATGGCTCGACTTCCTCAAGCTCGTCGATGTGTTGCTCACGCAGGGCTTCATCAGCGTGGAGATGCTGTTCGTGGAGATGGACCGCTTGCAGAAGATGCTCGAGCCCACCATGACGGCGATCTCCTCACTCGAGCCAGGACAGATGGATGCCGCGGCGAAGAACCTCCCCTCGCTGATGGGCCATCTCTCCAGCGAGTTCAATTCCACCTGTGAGACCGTGCGCGTGGCGATGAAGCGCGGCGAGCAGGTGATGCTGTTGGCGCAGCTCATCGAGATGGTCACCATGGTGTCGGCAATGAAGTTCTCGCTGCCACCGCTGCCACCGGCTGCGCCCGCGACACTCGGCATGGGACTGATGCTAGGAAGCGACGGTGTGATGATGGGCACGCGACTGGTCGTCTCCGCCGAGTGGGTGGAAATGATGCGCCAGCTGGTGCGGGCGGGCGTCATCACCCTTCCCGTCGTCAGCGCCGCTACGCGGATTCAGGCCGGCCAGGTGGTGATGGCGCAGTCTCACGACGAGCTGCCCAAGGGCGTACGCGACGCGCTGGGCGACGGGCCCGAGGTACGAGCCATGCGCGTGACGGGCAGAGCAGGAGCCGGCATGGCCGAGCCGCCGCGGCACCACATCCTGCCACGAGAGTTCCGCGAGTGGTTCGAGAAGCGCGGCTTCACCGGCGAGATGAGCATCGACCAGTTCTGCATCAGAATGGAGCAAGCAGGACACGAGGCCATCCATGGCGGTGGCGACTGGCGGGTGGGGCGCCAATGGCCCGGCGAGTGGAACCGGATGATCATGAAGGCGCTGCGCGATGCCGAGACCAGGACCGGACGGATGTTGACGCGGAATGAAATCCTGAGCCTCGTGGCGAAGGCCATGAAGCAGTACAACCTCCCGATGAATCTGACCCCTTGGAGAGGGCGATGAGCAACGGACGTACTTGGGAGGGCAACTGGAGGGTTCGCCTGCGTGAGCGGGTCCGCAAGCGGGGCTTCGATTCCATCACGGCCTTCGCCGAGGCGCGCCCTGCCGTCCCACTGTACGTGCTGGCCGAGGAGCTGGGCGATGACGTCGCTGGGGTACAAGTGTTGAGCGGGTTGCTCGCCGAGGCGGAGCAGCGCAAGCAGGTCACGCGCCTTGTGCGCGATGTGCTCGTGCGTCAGTTGTCCCAGAGTCTCCCCGAGGGCTGGCCGGCCGTGCTGGATGACGGCAACCGTTTCAAGGTCGCCGAGGCACTCGGTTTATGGTCCGCATTCACTCCAGAAGCATACGAGGAACGCGTCAGGCAGACCGGTGATGCGCTTTTCGCCACGCCGCCACCGCCCGGTTGGCGTCCGCTCGGCCCCGACGACGAACTGCTGCGCACGCTCTTGCCCGACGAGGAAGTTTGAACCTGGGCTTCTTGTGCAGGGAGGCAACTGCCCGGGAGGCCCACCAGCCGCACCAAGGAGGATGGGTCATCGCATGCGACTCGAGGATGTACAGGCCCTGCTGGATGCCTCCTTCCAAGGAGTGGAGGAAGGCGCCTCTCGGATGAACGAGCCCGGGGACTCCCGGTTCCACGGGCGGCAGAGCGCCGTGTGGCTGGAGTACCGCTGGTACGTGGAAGGACGGGGACTGGGCGAGGTCTTCGTGAAGTGGAAGCGGGTGGACAAGGAGTCCTGCGCCGACACGCAGGTCGACGTGCTGCGCATCCACCTGCTCGGCCAGTCGGACGTGCTCGCCGAGCGGGCCCGGCGGGTGTTGCTCGCGGGGACGCCCTCGGCCGGGCGGCTGCTGGAGCTGCTGGACGGGGACGGCGTGCGCCGGGAGACCAGCAGGGCGGGGCCCACCGGCATCACGCTCGAATACTGGCCACCTCCCGAGCCGCGGGCCCCCGTGCTGCCCACGGAGACCTTCCAGGGGCTCGCCTCGGTGTTGAGCGACGCCACCGCCACCTTCGAGGAGCGCCACGAGGCGGTGGACCGACTCTGCCGCGAGCGCAGTCCACGCGTGGTGGACACGCTGCTGGCCGCGCTGGAGGTGGGCACGTCCCTGTCCGCGCTGCGCCGGCTGTCGGAGTGGGGCGAGACGCAGGCCC comes from Cystobacter fuscus DSM 2262 and encodes:
- a CDS encoding ATP-binding protein, with the protein product MERRSAVDEVLVGGGACGELLRRVDWARTPIGPVEHWPQSLRTTVGILLASNYPLYLAWGPRYVQMYNDAYRPICGATKHPAALGQEASVTWPEVWNDVLGPTWERIRVTGEPVRVENLLMLLDRNGYLEECYFSYSHSPIRDETGGVGGIFAALTETTEHILSERRLRVLKDLSAASGERATVHEACREAARVLATSPNDVPFALFYLADGASPTVRLVGACGLEEGGRAAPWGVPLDVDAPETWPLGAVMREGEPLLLGPRGLPEALGPLPGGPWPEGTSSVLLQPLVLSGQARPMGVLVTGISPRRALDEHYRDFLALVARGVSTSVSGARARETERRRVEALAQLDAAKTAFFNNVSHEFRTPLALMLGPLEDSLQDTREPLGPGQRERLETIQRNGVRLLKLVNTLLDFSRIEAGRARASYVPTELSALTEGLASAFRSTLERAGLRLVVDCPPLSEPVWVDREMWEKIVLNLVSNAFKFTFQGEVRVRLRRLAGQVELSVSDTGVGIPAEELPRVFDRFHQVRGTQGRSYEGSGIGLSLVGELVKLHAGHLRVDSTLGEGTTFTVSLPLGHAHLPADQCLTAPVAATPGPVLAAAFLGDASSWLDAPAPRGVADAGETLPAMHGQAGGHLLLVDDNADMRAYVSRLLAGRYTVETAANGLEALEVLQARVPDLVLSDVMMPGLDGFGLLRRLREEPRTRGVPVILLSARAGEEATVEGLEQGATDYLVKPFSARELLARIEGNLAAARARAETRRAERELERLAAVVEQSSEFIGLADERGQVLFVNDAGRRMVGLASQADARSRHMLDFFLEEDQPLLRDTILPVLGTLGRWEGELRFRHFLTGEGLPILYNVFRVTDSRTGEFLGIATVTRDISERKRREEEALQRAEFEKQLIGIVSHDLRNPISAILLSAQVLLKNDELSARSTKNTLRIVSSAERAQHLIHDLLDFTQARVGGGIPIRRVPMNFHEVIGHAVEEVEFAFPERRLVLTQEGNGQGEWDAERLNQVVHNLVSNALRYSPPDTSVQVKSSGVGEWVMLRVNNQGRPISEELLPRLFQSMQRGPQDAVRSERSVGLGLFIVRHVVRAHGGRIEVSSSEAEGTTFTVWLPRLPGKVP
- a CDS encoding DUF2380 domain-containing protein, whose protein sequence is MSGSTRRISGELSRLKASERGIAGRAAGLFIRYIGYGEHQLRWIDAELAAGTRLANAASEVEDPDMQLALLRLAGPRLEAALMGSLLLAAWLDFLKLVDVLLTQGFISVEMLFVEMDRLQKMLEPTMTAISSLEPGQMDAAAKNLPSLMGHLSSEFNSTCETVRVAMKRGEQVMLLAQLIEMVTMVSAMKFSLPPLPPAAPATLGMGLMLGSDGVMMGTRLVVSAEWVEMMRQLVRAGVITLPVVSAATRIQAGQVVMAQSHDELPKGVRDALGDGPEVRAMRVTGRAGAGMAEPPRHHILPREFREWFEKRGFTGEMSIDQFCIRMEQAGHEAIHGGGDWRVGRQWPGEWNRMIMKALRDAETRTGRMLTRNEILSLVAKAMKQYNLPMNLTPWRGR